The uncultured Cohaesibacter sp. genomic sequence ATGCTTTAGTGGAGTAGCATGGATATAAATGATTTCCAATGAGGAGCAGGGAATGTCACATGCCAAAAACGACGAGGTGTTGCTATTGTACGGCACCTGTCCCGATGTCGAAGCGGCCCGCTTGATTGCCCGGTCGATGCTTGATGCGCATTTGGTTGCTTGTGTGAATATTCTACCTGGAATGGTTTCGCTCTATCAATGGCAGGGACAAATGGAGCAGG encodes the following:
- the cutA gene encoding divalent-cation tolerance protein CutA, which produces MISNEEQGMSHAKNDEVLLLYGTCPDVEAARLIARSMLDAHLVACVNILPGMVSLYQWQGQMEQAEEVAFIAKSTRGAWEKASALFQSQHPYEEPALVALPLSDGLPGFMDWVRNETLC